Proteins encoded in a region of the Drosophila sechellia strain sech25 chromosome 2L, ASM438219v1, whole genome shotgun sequence genome:
- the LOC6617434 gene encoding neural cell adhesion molecule 2: protein MDTLIALCSLLLLLLSQNAAILGQLDSTNSGGSGTGGPPPDRPPTPPLSLQPSTPSITHFVNESFIIFCQTVQKDIDTKWRDPRGQTRENTKGRVHIEKKTTGLLALVFEHIALEDRGNWTCEVNGNRNGNRNVNVEREFLASFELLVNQKISFGKTEQVQSVREGRDAMVNCFVEGMPAPEVSWLYNGEYINTVNSTKHNRLSNGLYIRNVSQADAGEYTCRAMRITPTFSDSDQITILLRIQHKPHWFFNETMPVQYAYVGGAVNLSCDAMGEPPPSFTWLHNNKGIVGFNHRIFVADYGATLQLQMKNASQFGDYKCKVANPLGMLERVIKLRPGAKPLGPRRFQLKKLYTNGFELDIQTPRMSNVSDEMQIYGYRVAYMSDTEFKFSAGNWSYAKQRDFSFHGGKHFIIPHLETNTTYLMRAASRNLAGLSDWSPVKVFTTAAGCSRSPWLYPVYGLILALIWT, encoded by the exons ATGGATACCCTAATTGCGCTCTGCTCTCTGCTGTTGTTACTCCTTTCGCAAAATG CTGCAATCCTCGGCCAGCTGGACAGCACGAACAGCGGGGGGAGTGGCACTGGCGGCCCGCCCCCCGACAGACCGCCCACGCCGCCTCTCAGCCTGCAGCCGTCAACGCCATCAATAACGCATTTCGTAAATGAGTCCTTCATCATCTTCTGCCAGACAGTACAAAAGGATATCGACACCAAGTGGCGCGATCCCCGCGGACAGACCCGTGAGAACACCAAGGGGCGCGTCCACATCGAGAAGAAGACGACGG GACTCCTGGCATTAGTTTTCGAGCACATCGCACTGGAGGACAGGGGGAACTGGACCTGCGAGGTGAACGGCAACAGGAACGGCAATCGCAATGTGAATGTGGAACGTGAATTTTTGGCCTCCTTCGAGCTGCTCGTAAATC AGAAAATCTCATTTGGCAAGACGGAGCAAGTGCAGTCGGTGCGCGAGGGACGCGACGCGATGGTCAATTGCTTCGTGGAGGGAATGCCCGCGCCGGAGGTATCCTGGCTCTACAACGGCGAATATATAAACA CCGTCAACTCGACGAAGCACAATCGCCTGTCCAACGGTCTGTACATCAGGAATGTGAGCCAGGCGGATGCCGGGGAGTACACGTGTCGTGCGATGCGCATAACGCCCACTTTCTCGGACTCCGATCAGATAACGATTTTGCTAAGGATACAAC ATAAGCCCCACTGGTTTTTCAACGAGACAATGCCCGTGCAGTACGCCTACGTGGGCGGGGCCGTGAACCTGAGCTGCGACGCGATGGGCGAGCCGCCACCATCGTTCACCTGGCTGCACAACAACAAGGGCATCGTGGGCTTCAATCACCGCATCTTCGTGGCGGACTACGGAGCCACGCTGCAGCTGCAGATGAAGAACGCCTCGCAGTTCGGCGACTACAAGTGCAAGGTGGCCAATCCGCTGGGCATGCTGGAGCGGGTGATCAAGCTGAGGCCGGGGGCCAAGCCACTGGGTCCGCGGCGGTTCCAGCTGAAGAAGCTCTACACCAACGGCTTCGAGCTGGACATCCAAACGCCACGGATGAGCAACGTGTCCGACGAGATGCAGATCTACGGGTACCGCGTGGCCTACATGAGCGACACCGAGTTCAagttcagcgctggaaactggAGCTATGCCAAGCAGAGGGACTTCTCCTTCCACGGGG GCAAGCACTTCATCATTCCCCATCTGGAGACGAACACCACGTATTTGATGCGGGCGGCCAGTAGGAATCTGGCCGGATTGAGCGACTGGAGTCCCGTGAAGGTGTTCACCACGGCCGCAGGATGCAGCAGGAGTCCTTGGCTGTATCCGGTATATGGACTCATTCTCGCTTTGATCTGGACATAG
- the LOC6617435 gene encoding neuropeptide-like 4 has protein sequence MLKLVLLLLAALLAVAMAVPAPGPSPNPAPVPQFVYSAGYPAVGYASPYVYYG, from the exons ATGCTGAAGCTG gtactcctcctcctcgccgCCCTCCTGGCCGTTGCCATGGCCGTTCCTGCTCCGGGACCTAGTCCAAATCCCGCCCCGGTGCCACAGTTTGTCTACTCCGCCGGCTATCCGGCCGTGGGCTACGCCTCCCCGTACGTCTACTACGGCTGA
- the LOC6617436 gene encoding neuropeptide-like 4, whose translation MFKLLVVVFAALFAAALAVPAPVARANPAPIPIASPEPAPQFYYGASPYAYSGGYYASPYSYYG comes from the exons ATGTTCAAGCTG CTGGTTGTCGTTTTCGCTGCCCTCTTCGCCGCTGCTCTGGCTGTGCCCGCTCCAGTTGCCCGTGCCAATCCCGCTCCAATCCCGATTGCCAGCCCCGAGCCCGCCCCCCAGTTCTACTACGGAGCTAGCCCATACGCCTACTCCGGAGGATACTACGCTTCGCCCTACTCCTACTACGGCTAA
- the LOC6617443 gene encoding apoptosis-resistant E3 ubiquitin protein ligase 1 isoform X1, whose protein sequence is MLKRSLKVLIAVVLSLMFTVSLVKIVLLIWSSRPAAPHSAPPLPTVDEWLESENLASYKQLFRDKGISSLSSCGDPERLPELPPLDEQRLQRAALHLQQKLILREWLKDHRLQHHYQRLLAVEVASLEDVYWLEDSRASKILGKDWQLWSGARQNLPTSKAQLDALKAQLWSTVVKSSQHQDAWTWGGMLVVSVSVAGLVTLAAMTQPSLAPEARHSLLQYVTGKYLLPANCKVQWDWKDPASVGGTMCFVVRFFQRNGQPYPICDTDHFFVEVTEGTRKVVTISELGSSTDPNNANIAKVKFTVRTAGQYKISVLIGASHIAGSPFLRSFLPGAIDARRSRFIRPASTVICCAGAPTLMHIEPRDEFGNSCLFDQNHSDEALQGYQVAIYDLHGVPVEKLQHAIVFAYDKVNSRVSVTALFPEPTCLRAVISYRDQQLPNGDFDIIVLSSSDTTLVHKNIASRKHNICYEAKLLSIFGVSKNKPRKVLCYVGPKQNSLIFQVTIKEMILKFIPKRIATFRLCPSTKFHFLPQLVSQLHGPVFIIDDGAQPKIELASKDRNIIAATFTHFLLKNIGGSETFKDKQDFFYHEVRKFHASYYHEKMALKVQREKILESSMKAAKGFSVSDWCGNFEVTFQGEQGIDWGGLRREWFELVCSALFDARGGLFCTFHDKHQALVHPNPTRPAHLKLKHFEFAGKMVGKCLFESALGGTYRQLVRARFSRSFLAQLIGLRVHYKYFEQDDPDLYLSKIKYILDTDLDATDTLELYFVEEMYDSSSGQLSKTIELIPNGAKTRVTNATKNQYLDALAQQRLCNNVKDEVDSFLKGLNSIIPDNLLSIFDENELELLMCGTGEYSISDFKAHHIANGNSAEFRRVLAWFWAGVSNFSQTEMARLLQFTTGCSQLPPGGFQELNPQFQITAAPTFGNLPTAHTCFNQLCLPDYESYEQFEKSLLLAISEGSEGFGMV, encoded by the exons ATGTTGAAACGCTCGTTAAAGGTCCTAATTGCCGTGGTGTTGAGTTTGATGTTCACCGTTTCGCTGGTTAAGATAGTGCTATTGATTTGGTCCTCGCGTCCCGCCGCCCCGCACAGCGCCCCGCCCCTTCCCACCGTCGACGAATGGCTGGAATCGGAGAACCTAGCGTCCTACAAGCAGTTATTTCGCGATAAAG GAATCTCCTCCTTGTCGAGCTGCGGCGATCCTGAGCGTCTGCCGGAGCTGCCCCCCTTGGACGAGCAGCGTCTTCAGCGGGCCGCATTGCATCTGCAGCAAAAGCTGATCCTGCGCGAGTGGCTAAAGGATCACCGGCTGCAGCATCACTACCAACGGCTGCTGGCCGTGGAGGTCGCCTCACTGGAGGACGTCTACTGGCTGGAGGACTCACGGGCCAGCAAGATCCTCGGCAAGGACTGGCAGCTGTGGTCAGGAGCACGGCAAAACCTGCCCACGTCCAAGGCCCAACTGGACGCTCTGAAGGCACAGCTCTGGTCGACGGTGGTCAAGAGCAGCCAGCACCAGGACGCTTGGACATGGGGCGGCATGCTGGTCGTATCCGTCTCAGTCGCCGGCCTCGTCACCCTGGCTGCCATGACGCAGCCTTCATTGGCCCCAGAG GCCCGCCATTCCCTGCTGCAATATGTCACCGGGAAGTATCtgctgcccgccaattgcaaGGTGCAGTGGGACTGGAAGGATCCCGCCAGCGTGGGCGGCACCATGTGCTTCGTGGTGCGCTTCTTCCAGCGCAACGGCCAGCCATATCCCATCTGTGATACGGACCACTTCTTCGTCGAGGTCACCGAGGGCACTCGCAAGGTGGTCACCATTAGCGAACTGGGCTCCTCCACCGATCCCAACAACGCCAACATCGCCAAGGTCAAGTTCACGGTTCGCACTGCGGGCCAGTACAAGATATCCGTGCTGATTGGTGCCAGCCACATCGCCGGATCGCCCTTCCTGCGATCCTTCCTGCCAGGAGCCATCGATGCCAGGCGCTCCAGGTTCATCAGGCCCGCCAGCACGGTCATCTGCTGCGCAGGTGCACCCACTTTGATGCACATAGAGCCACGGGATGAGTTTGGCAACTCCTGTCTGTTCGACCAGAATCATTCGGATGAGGCGCTGCAG GGCTACCAAGTGGCAATATACGACCTGCATGGAGTTCCAGTGGAGAAACTGCAGCATGCGATTGTCTTCGCCTACGACAAGGTCAACTCCCGGGTGTCAGTGACTGCTCTGTTTCCGGAGCCGACTTGTCTACGTGCAGTGATCAGCTACCGGGATCAGCAGCTGCCCAACGGCGACTTCGACATCATTGTGCTGAGCA GCAGCGACACCACCTTGGTTCACAAGAACATAGCCTCCCGGAAGCACAACATCTGCTACGAGGCCAAACTGCTGAGTATTTTCGGTGTGTCCAAGAACAAGCCGAGGAAGGTGCTCTGCTATGTGGGACCCAAACAG AACTCGCTGATCTTCCAGGTGACTATCAAGGAGATGATCCTCAAGTTCATCCCCAAGAGGATTGCCACATTCCGACTGTGTCCCTCGACCAAGTTCCATTTCCTGCCGCAGTTGGTGTCCCAGCTGCACGGCCCTGTTTTCATCATAGACGACGGAGCCCAACCCAAGATCGAGTTGGCCTCCAAGGATCGGAATATCATAGCTGCAACCTTCACTCATTTTCTGCTGAAGAACATTGGTGGATCCGAGACCTTCAAGGATAAGCAGGACTTCTTCTACCACGAGGTTCGTAAATTCCATGCCAGCTACTATCACGAGAAGATGGCCCTGAAAGTGCAGCGGGAGAAGATCCTGGAAAGCAGCATGAAGGCCGCGAAGGGCTTCTCGGTGTCCGACTGGTGTGGCAACTTCGAAGTTACCTTCCAGGGCGAACAGGGCATCGACTGGGGTGGTTTGCGGAGGGAGTGGTTTGAGCTGGTCTGCAGCGCCCTCTTCGACGCCCGCGGAGGCCTCTTCTGCACCTTCCACGACAAGCACCAGGCGCTGGTCCATCCGAATCCCACACGTCCTGCCCATCTGAAGCTGAAACACTTCGAGTTCGCCGGCAAGATGGTGGGAAAGTGTCTCTTTGAGAGTGCTCTGGGTGGCACATATCGCCAGCTGGTCAGAGCCAGATTCAGTCGCTCTTTTCTGGCTCAACTTATTGGTCTGAGGGTGCATTACAAG TACTTCGAGCAGGACGATCCCGACTTGTACCTGTCCAAGATCAAGTACATTCTGGACACCGATCTGGATGCCACGGACACGCTGGAGCTGTACTTCGTGGAGGAGATGTACGACTCCAGTAGTGGGCAGCTGAGCAAGACCATCGAACTGATACCCAACGGGGCCAAGACGCGGGTGACCAATGCCACCAAGAACCAGTACCTGGACGCCCTGGCTCAGCAGCGTCTGTGCAACAACGTCAAGGATGAGGTGGATAGCTTCCTCAAGGGTTTGAATTCCATTATACCAGATAACCTTCTCAGCATTTTCGATGAAAACGAACTGGAG CTGCTGATGTGCGGAACTGGGGAGTACTCCATCAGCGACTTCAAGGCGCACCACATCGCCAACGGCAATTCGGCTGAGTTCCGGCGGGTTTTGGCCTGGTTTTGGGCCGGAGTGAGCAACTTCAGCCAGACGGAGATGGCCCGCCTGCTGCAGTTCACCACGGGATGCTCCCAGCTGCCGCCCGGGGGATTCCAGGAGCTGAATCCGCAGTTCCAGATAACGGCGGCCCCGACCTTTGGCAACCTGCCCACGGCGCACACCTG TTTTAACCAGCTGTGTTTGCCCGACTACGAGAGCTACGAGCAGTTCGAGAAGTCGCTGCTTTTGGCCATCAGCGAGGGCAGCGAGGGATTCGGCATGGTCTAA
- the LOC6617443 gene encoding apoptosis-resistant E3 ubiquitin protein ligase 1 isoform X2 → MLKRSLKVLIAVVLSLMFTVSLVKIVLLIWSSRPAAPHSAPPLPTVDEWLESENLASYKQLFRDKGISSLSSCGDPERLPELPPLDEQRLQRAALHLQQKLILREWLKDHRLQHHYQRLLAVEVASLEDVYWLEDSRASKILGKDWQLWSGARQNLPTSKAQLDALKAQLWSTVVKSSQHQDAWTWGGMLVVSVSVAGLVTLAAMTQPSLAPEARHSLLQYVTGKYLLPANCKVQWDWKDPASVGGTMCFVVRFFQRNGQPYPICDTDHFFVEVTEGTRKVVTISELGSSTDPNNANIAKVKFTVRTAGQYKISVLIGASHIAGSPFLRSFLPGAIDARRSRFIRPASTVICCAGAPTLMHIEPRDEFGNSCLFDQNHSDEALQGYQVAIYDLHGVPVEKLQHAIVFAYDKVNSRVSVTALFPEPTCLRAVISYRDQQLPNGDFDIIVLSSSDTTLVHKNIASRKHNICYEAKLLSIFGVSKNKPRKVLCYVGPKQVTIKEMILKFIPKRIATFRLCPSTKFHFLPQLVSQLHGPVFIIDDGAQPKIELASKDRNIIAATFTHFLLKNIGGSETFKDKQDFFYHEVRKFHASYYHEKMALKVQREKILESSMKAAKGFSVSDWCGNFEVTFQGEQGIDWGGLRREWFELVCSALFDARGGLFCTFHDKHQALVHPNPTRPAHLKLKHFEFAGKMVGKCLFESALGGTYRQLVRARFSRSFLAQLIGLRVHYKYFEQDDPDLYLSKIKYILDTDLDATDTLELYFVEEMYDSSSGQLSKTIELIPNGAKTRVTNATKNQYLDALAQQRLCNNVKDEVDSFLKGLNSIIPDNLLSIFDENELELLMCGTGEYSISDFKAHHIANGNSAEFRRVLAWFWAGVSNFSQTEMARLLQFTTGCSQLPPGGFQELNPQFQITAAPTFGNLPTAHTCFNQLCLPDYESYEQFEKSLLLAISEGSEGFGMV, encoded by the exons ATGTTGAAACGCTCGTTAAAGGTCCTAATTGCCGTGGTGTTGAGTTTGATGTTCACCGTTTCGCTGGTTAAGATAGTGCTATTGATTTGGTCCTCGCGTCCCGCCGCCCCGCACAGCGCCCCGCCCCTTCCCACCGTCGACGAATGGCTGGAATCGGAGAACCTAGCGTCCTACAAGCAGTTATTTCGCGATAAAG GAATCTCCTCCTTGTCGAGCTGCGGCGATCCTGAGCGTCTGCCGGAGCTGCCCCCCTTGGACGAGCAGCGTCTTCAGCGGGCCGCATTGCATCTGCAGCAAAAGCTGATCCTGCGCGAGTGGCTAAAGGATCACCGGCTGCAGCATCACTACCAACGGCTGCTGGCCGTGGAGGTCGCCTCACTGGAGGACGTCTACTGGCTGGAGGACTCACGGGCCAGCAAGATCCTCGGCAAGGACTGGCAGCTGTGGTCAGGAGCACGGCAAAACCTGCCCACGTCCAAGGCCCAACTGGACGCTCTGAAGGCACAGCTCTGGTCGACGGTGGTCAAGAGCAGCCAGCACCAGGACGCTTGGACATGGGGCGGCATGCTGGTCGTATCCGTCTCAGTCGCCGGCCTCGTCACCCTGGCTGCCATGACGCAGCCTTCATTGGCCCCAGAG GCCCGCCATTCCCTGCTGCAATATGTCACCGGGAAGTATCtgctgcccgccaattgcaaGGTGCAGTGGGACTGGAAGGATCCCGCCAGCGTGGGCGGCACCATGTGCTTCGTGGTGCGCTTCTTCCAGCGCAACGGCCAGCCATATCCCATCTGTGATACGGACCACTTCTTCGTCGAGGTCACCGAGGGCACTCGCAAGGTGGTCACCATTAGCGAACTGGGCTCCTCCACCGATCCCAACAACGCCAACATCGCCAAGGTCAAGTTCACGGTTCGCACTGCGGGCCAGTACAAGATATCCGTGCTGATTGGTGCCAGCCACATCGCCGGATCGCCCTTCCTGCGATCCTTCCTGCCAGGAGCCATCGATGCCAGGCGCTCCAGGTTCATCAGGCCCGCCAGCACGGTCATCTGCTGCGCAGGTGCACCCACTTTGATGCACATAGAGCCACGGGATGAGTTTGGCAACTCCTGTCTGTTCGACCAGAATCATTCGGATGAGGCGCTGCAG GGCTACCAAGTGGCAATATACGACCTGCATGGAGTTCCAGTGGAGAAACTGCAGCATGCGATTGTCTTCGCCTACGACAAGGTCAACTCCCGGGTGTCAGTGACTGCTCTGTTTCCGGAGCCGACTTGTCTACGTGCAGTGATCAGCTACCGGGATCAGCAGCTGCCCAACGGCGACTTCGACATCATTGTGCTGAGCA GCAGCGACACCACCTTGGTTCACAAGAACATAGCCTCCCGGAAGCACAACATCTGCTACGAGGCCAAACTGCTGAGTATTTTCGGTGTGTCCAAGAACAAGCCGAGGAAGGTGCTCTGCTATGTGGGACCCAAACAG GTGACTATCAAGGAGATGATCCTCAAGTTCATCCCCAAGAGGATTGCCACATTCCGACTGTGTCCCTCGACCAAGTTCCATTTCCTGCCGCAGTTGGTGTCCCAGCTGCACGGCCCTGTTTTCATCATAGACGACGGAGCCCAACCCAAGATCGAGTTGGCCTCCAAGGATCGGAATATCATAGCTGCAACCTTCACTCATTTTCTGCTGAAGAACATTGGTGGATCCGAGACCTTCAAGGATAAGCAGGACTTCTTCTACCACGAGGTTCGTAAATTCCATGCCAGCTACTATCACGAGAAGATGGCCCTGAAAGTGCAGCGGGAGAAGATCCTGGAAAGCAGCATGAAGGCCGCGAAGGGCTTCTCGGTGTCCGACTGGTGTGGCAACTTCGAAGTTACCTTCCAGGGCGAACAGGGCATCGACTGGGGTGGTTTGCGGAGGGAGTGGTTTGAGCTGGTCTGCAGCGCCCTCTTCGACGCCCGCGGAGGCCTCTTCTGCACCTTCCACGACAAGCACCAGGCGCTGGTCCATCCGAATCCCACACGTCCTGCCCATCTGAAGCTGAAACACTTCGAGTTCGCCGGCAAGATGGTGGGAAAGTGTCTCTTTGAGAGTGCTCTGGGTGGCACATATCGCCAGCTGGTCAGAGCCAGATTCAGTCGCTCTTTTCTGGCTCAACTTATTGGTCTGAGGGTGCATTACAAG TACTTCGAGCAGGACGATCCCGACTTGTACCTGTCCAAGATCAAGTACATTCTGGACACCGATCTGGATGCCACGGACACGCTGGAGCTGTACTTCGTGGAGGAGATGTACGACTCCAGTAGTGGGCAGCTGAGCAAGACCATCGAACTGATACCCAACGGGGCCAAGACGCGGGTGACCAATGCCACCAAGAACCAGTACCTGGACGCCCTGGCTCAGCAGCGTCTGTGCAACAACGTCAAGGATGAGGTGGATAGCTTCCTCAAGGGTTTGAATTCCATTATACCAGATAACCTTCTCAGCATTTTCGATGAAAACGAACTGGAG CTGCTGATGTGCGGAACTGGGGAGTACTCCATCAGCGACTTCAAGGCGCACCACATCGCCAACGGCAATTCGGCTGAGTTCCGGCGGGTTTTGGCCTGGTTTTGGGCCGGAGTGAGCAACTTCAGCCAGACGGAGATGGCCCGCCTGCTGCAGTTCACCACGGGATGCTCCCAGCTGCCGCCCGGGGGATTCCAGGAGCTGAATCCGCAGTTCCAGATAACGGCGGCCCCGACCTTTGGCAACCTGCCCACGGCGCACACCTG TTTTAACCAGCTGTGTTTGCCCGACTACGAGAGCTACGAGCAGTTCGAGAAGTCGCTGCTTTTGGCCATCAGCGAGGGCAGCGAGGGATTCGGCATGGTCTAA
- the LOC6617443 gene encoding apoptosis-resistant E3 ubiquitin protein ligase 1 isoform X3, with protein sequence MWSPESEINSIAMATTMRHSQSSSSGISSLSSCGDPERLPELPPLDEQRLQRAALHLQQKLILREWLKDHRLQHHYQRLLAVEVASLEDVYWLEDSRASKILGKDWQLWSGARQNLPTSKAQLDALKAQLWSTVVKSSQHQDAWTWGGMLVVSVSVAGLVTLAAMTQPSLAPEARHSLLQYVTGKYLLPANCKVQWDWKDPASVGGTMCFVVRFFQRNGQPYPICDTDHFFVEVTEGTRKVVTISELGSSTDPNNANIAKVKFTVRTAGQYKISVLIGASHIAGSPFLRSFLPGAIDARRSRFIRPASTVICCAGAPTLMHIEPRDEFGNSCLFDQNHSDEALQGYQVAIYDLHGVPVEKLQHAIVFAYDKVNSRVSVTALFPEPTCLRAVISYRDQQLPNGDFDIIVLSSSDTTLVHKNIASRKHNICYEAKLLSIFGVSKNKPRKVLCYVGPKQNSLIFQVTIKEMILKFIPKRIATFRLCPSTKFHFLPQLVSQLHGPVFIIDDGAQPKIELASKDRNIIAATFTHFLLKNIGGSETFKDKQDFFYHEVRKFHASYYHEKMALKVQREKILESSMKAAKGFSVSDWCGNFEVTFQGEQGIDWGGLRREWFELVCSALFDARGGLFCTFHDKHQALVHPNPTRPAHLKLKHFEFAGKMVGKCLFESALGGTYRQLVRARFSRSFLAQLIGLRVHYKYFEQDDPDLYLSKIKYILDTDLDATDTLELYFVEEMYDSSSGQLSKTIELIPNGAKTRVTNATKNQYLDALAQQRLCNNVKDEVDSFLKGLNSIIPDNLLSIFDENELELLMCGTGEYSISDFKAHHIANGNSAEFRRVLAWFWAGVSNFSQTEMARLLQFTTGCSQLPPGGFQELNPQFQITAAPTFGNLPTAHTCFNQLCLPDYESYEQFEKSLLLAISEGSEGFGMV encoded by the exons ATGTGGTCGCCCGAGTCGGAAATAAACTCCATTGCCATGGCCACCACCATGCGCCATTCGCAGTCCTCGTCCTCAG GAATCTCCTCCTTGTCGAGCTGCGGCGATCCTGAGCGTCTGCCGGAGCTGCCCCCCTTGGACGAGCAGCGTCTTCAGCGGGCCGCATTGCATCTGCAGCAAAAGCTGATCCTGCGCGAGTGGCTAAAGGATCACCGGCTGCAGCATCACTACCAACGGCTGCTGGCCGTGGAGGTCGCCTCACTGGAGGACGTCTACTGGCTGGAGGACTCACGGGCCAGCAAGATCCTCGGCAAGGACTGGCAGCTGTGGTCAGGAGCACGGCAAAACCTGCCCACGTCCAAGGCCCAACTGGACGCTCTGAAGGCACAGCTCTGGTCGACGGTGGTCAAGAGCAGCCAGCACCAGGACGCTTGGACATGGGGCGGCATGCTGGTCGTATCCGTCTCAGTCGCCGGCCTCGTCACCCTGGCTGCCATGACGCAGCCTTCATTGGCCCCAGAG GCCCGCCATTCCCTGCTGCAATATGTCACCGGGAAGTATCtgctgcccgccaattgcaaGGTGCAGTGGGACTGGAAGGATCCCGCCAGCGTGGGCGGCACCATGTGCTTCGTGGTGCGCTTCTTCCAGCGCAACGGCCAGCCATATCCCATCTGTGATACGGACCACTTCTTCGTCGAGGTCACCGAGGGCACTCGCAAGGTGGTCACCATTAGCGAACTGGGCTCCTCCACCGATCCCAACAACGCCAACATCGCCAAGGTCAAGTTCACGGTTCGCACTGCGGGCCAGTACAAGATATCCGTGCTGATTGGTGCCAGCCACATCGCCGGATCGCCCTTCCTGCGATCCTTCCTGCCAGGAGCCATCGATGCCAGGCGCTCCAGGTTCATCAGGCCCGCCAGCACGGTCATCTGCTGCGCAGGTGCACCCACTTTGATGCACATAGAGCCACGGGATGAGTTTGGCAACTCCTGTCTGTTCGACCAGAATCATTCGGATGAGGCGCTGCAG GGCTACCAAGTGGCAATATACGACCTGCATGGAGTTCCAGTGGAGAAACTGCAGCATGCGATTGTCTTCGCCTACGACAAGGTCAACTCCCGGGTGTCAGTGACTGCTCTGTTTCCGGAGCCGACTTGTCTACGTGCAGTGATCAGCTACCGGGATCAGCAGCTGCCCAACGGCGACTTCGACATCATTGTGCTGAGCA GCAGCGACACCACCTTGGTTCACAAGAACATAGCCTCCCGGAAGCACAACATCTGCTACGAGGCCAAACTGCTGAGTATTTTCGGTGTGTCCAAGAACAAGCCGAGGAAGGTGCTCTGCTATGTGGGACCCAAACAG AACTCGCTGATCTTCCAGGTGACTATCAAGGAGATGATCCTCAAGTTCATCCCCAAGAGGATTGCCACATTCCGACTGTGTCCCTCGACCAAGTTCCATTTCCTGCCGCAGTTGGTGTCCCAGCTGCACGGCCCTGTTTTCATCATAGACGACGGAGCCCAACCCAAGATCGAGTTGGCCTCCAAGGATCGGAATATCATAGCTGCAACCTTCACTCATTTTCTGCTGAAGAACATTGGTGGATCCGAGACCTTCAAGGATAAGCAGGACTTCTTCTACCACGAGGTTCGTAAATTCCATGCCAGCTACTATCACGAGAAGATGGCCCTGAAAGTGCAGCGGGAGAAGATCCTGGAAAGCAGCATGAAGGCCGCGAAGGGCTTCTCGGTGTCCGACTGGTGTGGCAACTTCGAAGTTACCTTCCAGGGCGAACAGGGCATCGACTGGGGTGGTTTGCGGAGGGAGTGGTTTGAGCTGGTCTGCAGCGCCCTCTTCGACGCCCGCGGAGGCCTCTTCTGCACCTTCCACGACAAGCACCAGGCGCTGGTCCATCCGAATCCCACACGTCCTGCCCATCTGAAGCTGAAACACTTCGAGTTCGCCGGCAAGATGGTGGGAAAGTGTCTCTTTGAGAGTGCTCTGGGTGGCACATATCGCCAGCTGGTCAGAGCCAGATTCAGTCGCTCTTTTCTGGCTCAACTTATTGGTCTGAGGGTGCATTACAAG TACTTCGAGCAGGACGATCCCGACTTGTACCTGTCCAAGATCAAGTACATTCTGGACACCGATCTGGATGCCACGGACACGCTGGAGCTGTACTTCGTGGAGGAGATGTACGACTCCAGTAGTGGGCAGCTGAGCAAGACCATCGAACTGATACCCAACGGGGCCAAGACGCGGGTGACCAATGCCACCAAGAACCAGTACCTGGACGCCCTGGCTCAGCAGCGTCTGTGCAACAACGTCAAGGATGAGGTGGATAGCTTCCTCAAGGGTTTGAATTCCATTATACCAGATAACCTTCTCAGCATTTTCGATGAAAACGAACTGGAG CTGCTGATGTGCGGAACTGGGGAGTACTCCATCAGCGACTTCAAGGCGCACCACATCGCCAACGGCAATTCGGCTGAGTTCCGGCGGGTTTTGGCCTGGTTTTGGGCCGGAGTGAGCAACTTCAGCCAGACGGAGATGGCCCGCCTGCTGCAGTTCACCACGGGATGCTCCCAGCTGCCGCCCGGGGGATTCCAGGAGCTGAATCCGCAGTTCCAGATAACGGCGGCCCCGACCTTTGGCAACCTGCCCACGGCGCACACCTG TTTTAACCAGCTGTGTTTGCCCGACTACGAGAGCTACGAGCAGTTCGAGAAGTCGCTGCTTTTGGCCATCAGCGAGGGCAGCGAGGGATTCGGCATGGTCTAA